Genomic DNA from Paucilactobacillus hokkaidonensis JCM 18461:
AATTCCTTGTGCCAAAATAACCGTTGGTGCAACCACATCTAGCATTATCCAAATTGAAATTGACCGAGAACGACAAAAGAACCACATTACTAGCAAAGCACCAATTAAAGAACCATAAATTGCAATTCCACCATCCCAAACCGCAATAATTTCTGCCGGATGTTGTGAATAATAGCCCCATTCAAAAATGACATAATATGCCCGCGCAAAAATAATGGCGGCAGGAAGGGCCCACAAAATATAGTCATAAAAATTATCTGATTCAATACCGACCCGTTGGCCTTCACGAACTGAAAGCGTAAGTGCAATAATCACAGCACTCGCAATAATGACACCATACCAATGAATCTGAATCGGTCCTAACTTGAGTGCAATCGGATTGATTGCCGTACCTAAAGATTGCCAAAATTGCATTTTAAATTAATCCTTTTTTGAGTTTTGTTTGATTAAGCGATTCAGATTTGAATCAAAAACTTCAGTTGCATCGTATCCCATTGTTTGTGCCCGGAAATTCATTGCGGCCGATTCAATAATAATGGCCAGGTTACGACCAGTTTTAACTGGAATTGATACTTTAGGAACCACAACATCCAGAATATTTTGTGTATCACCGCGATCTCCTAAGCGATCAAATTGTGTATCCGGGTTCCAAGTTTCAAGATGGACAATTAATTCCACATCATCTTCTTGCATGACTGCACCAGCACCATACAAATTCATGACATCAATGATTCCGATTCCCCTAATTTCCATTAGGTGTTCTAAGATGACCGGCGCAGAACCAACCAAGGTCTGTTCATCTTGGGCATAAACTTCAACACGATCATCAGCTACCAACCGATGCCCACGACGAACCAATTCAAGTGCAGTTTCACTTTTACCAACCCCAGAATCACCAGTGATTAAAACACCAACACCGTTAATATCAACTAATACACCGTGAACTGATTGTCGCTGTGCTAACTGGCCACTCAAATAAAAGGTCATGTTACTTAAAACTCGAGATGAAGTTAAGTTAGTCCCCAAAATCGGGATATCAGTTTCTTTTGCAGCCTGTTGTAATTCAACCGGTACCGGCAAATCTGTTGAGACAACAAATGTCGGTGTTTCTGGTGCACACATTTTACGCATAACCATTAACAACTCATCATGTGTCATATTTTTAGCAAATGATGTTTCAGTGATTCCAAGCAATTGAACCCGTGGAGCCGGATAATACTTAAAGTATCCGGTTAATTCCAATCCTGGACGTGAAATATCACTGGTTGTCACTGGGCGATCTAAAAATTTATCTCCCTGTAACACTTTCAATCGTGTGTTCTTAACTAAATCACTGACTTTAACTGAATCTGGCATACAAACATCCCTCCAACTGGCTAAATAACTACCTACGCCGACTTACAAAATGGCTAGAAATAATCGCATTACATACTGATACAATAACAGCTACTAAGATCGACATACCAAACGATGAAAAATGAAAATTATTTGATCCCACAAAATATGAGGTCAATTGCAACATAACCGCATTTAATACCACACTAAATAGTCCCAGCGTTAAAATTGTAATTGGTAATGAAAATAAAAACAAGATTGGTTTCACCAGCGCATTTAAAATTGCCAACACAAAGCTTGCTGCAAACGCCATCCAAATACTAGCTACATAGAAGGCACCACTTTGTGAGAAGAAACCGGCAACTGCAATAAAAATTATTGTATTAACAAGAATTCTTGTCCAAAATCCCATCGGCATCTCACTCCTTAATTGTCATGTTCATCAACGTCATGAATTACTTTACGATCCTGTTTTGATTTTTCTGGCGGTGTTTGCCCATGGTTACCAAACATGTTCGTCCAAGTAGGCTTATTGGGATCAGCTGGCATAATCACAGCTAACAAAATATAGATTAATATTCCTGGGAATGCACGGCTTATAACCGCAGCAATCACAAACCCAATTCGAATGTAATTTGGGTTGATTCCGAAATAAGCACCAAATCCACCCATTACGCCGGCTAAAATTTTGTTTGATGCCGACCGAGTTAAACGTTTCTTTTGTTTAGATCTCATTTGCACCATTCCACCTTCTAATTTATTAGGTTAATCTTACTGTTTTCGAGATATAAAGGCAACTATAATGTGCGAGCAGGGGCGATAGAGGTCGTAGGCTATGTTGGAAATATCCATTGATAAATCGGGTTTTGATTTATTGATGGGTATTTCTAATTTAGCCCTAGACCTCTGCCCCAGTGAGCACGAGTCAAATAATGTGCGAACAGGGGCGTATAGAGGTCGTAGGCTATGTTAGAAATACCCATTGATAAATCGAACTTTGATTTATTGATGGGTATTTCTAATTTAGCCCTAGACCTCTGCCCCAGTGAGCACGAGTCAAATTGACATAAATACTATAGAATCGACTAAAAACAACCCTAAAAAAACAAAACAAGGGATTGGCATCCCCAAAAAGGAAAAACACCAATCTCTTATATTTAAATGAATGCAGTTTATTTACAAACTGTACACTCTAATTTTCACTTTCTAGTTTTTCAGCCTCTTTGTCAATGGTTGCAAAACCAGACACCTTATCCTTTGGCTTCGGATTCTTGGCACGATCTTCTTCAGCTTTTTCGATCATGGCTTTACGCGCTTCTTTACTTACTTTTGCCATCACGATCACCTCTTTTAGCTGC
This window encodes:
- the hprK gene encoding HPr(Ser) kinase/phosphatase, which gives rise to MPDSVKVSDLVKNTRLKVLQGDKFLDRPVTTSDISRPGLELTGYFKYYPAPRVQLLGITETSFAKNMTHDELLMVMRKMCAPETPTFVVSTDLPVPVELQQAAKETDIPILGTNLTSSRVLSNMTFYLSGQLAQRQSVHGVLVDINGVGVLITGDSGVGKSETALELVRRGHRLVADDRVEVYAQDEQTLVGSAPVILEHLMEIRGIGIIDVMNLYGAGAVMQEDDVELIVHLETWNPDTQFDRLGDRGDTQNILDVVVPKVSIPVKTGRNLAIIIESAAMNFRAQTMGYDATEVFDSNLNRLIKQNSKKD
- a CDS encoding PspC domain-containing protein, with amino-acid sequence MRSKQKKRLTRSASNKILAGVMGGFGAYFGINPNYIRIGFVIAAVISRAFPGILIYILLAVIMPADPNKPTWTNMFGNHGQTPPEKSKQDRKVIHDVDEHDN
- a CDS encoding phage holin family protein, whose amino-acid sequence is MGFWTRILVNTIIFIAVAGFFSQSGAFYVASIWMAFAASFVLAILNALVKPILFLFSLPITILTLGLFSVVLNAVMLQLTSYFVGSNNFHFSSFGMSILVAVIVSVCNAIISSHFVSRRR